Proteins encoded within one genomic window of Oncorhynchus masou masou isolate Uvic2021 chromosome 1, UVic_Omas_1.1, whole genome shotgun sequence:
- the tncb gene encoding tenascin isoform X2: MVMKDLLLGCVTVTVLLQLSSAGLVKKIIRHRRETLRDPSENMTLPHPDQPVVFNHIYNINVPSSSLCSVDVESPGGTEIKPKGSPVQSDMQTTEHLEHTVDGENQIVFTHRINIPKQACGCDNPMHDMKDILSRLEMLESELSILREQCGSGTSCCGAQITGEVATKPYCNGRGNFSTETCSCVCEPGWKGPNCTESECPNFCQDQGRCIDGKCVCFEGFYGDDCSMELCQVDCGDNGECIDAMCICEEGFTGNDCSQTNCLNNCLGRGRCVDDECVCDEPWTGYDCSELICPNDCYDRGRCVNGTCFCEEGFTGVDCGEPICPSNCNNRGVCVNGQCVCHSGYSGEDCSKLTCPNDCTERGHCFNGRCICDPGFEGVDCSILSCPDNCSNRGQCVNGECVCNAGFEGEDCSEISCPMKCLNQGSCVNGECVCSKGFAGDDCSIKTCPKDCLGRGECVDGQCVCFVGFTGKECSELTCPNNCLNRGHCVNGQCVCNQGFAGEDCNEKTCPNNCLERGYCVDGKCVCFEGFQGLDCSLLTCPGDCEDQGKCMNGVCLCNEGFIGEDCSEVSPPKDLTVLEVTPETVDLSWVNEMQVSEYLVTYVPTGLGGLELDMRVPGDKKTATISELEPGVEYLISVFAVLNNKRSVPVSARVATHLPAPEGLKFTSVRETAVEVQWDPLDIPFDGWNLIFRNTKEENGEILNSLGSPDTMFEQSGLGPGQEYEVKLEVVKNNTSGPPARKNVFTKIDSPREVDVRDVTDTTALVTWFLPVAVVDGVSVTYGPNDNPSDRNTVELSSSDTQYHLGSLNPDTEYEVSLMAKRGEMTSVPVSENFLTDLDAPGDLQAVELTDESITLEWKNSQAKVDNYRIKYGPLSGGDHGELLFPTGPMDTTQAKISGLRPGTEYGMGVTAVKSERESLPSTTNAVTALDAPKNLEVESSTETQLVLVWQKPVAKIDKYKLLYVSADGYRAELTPFSNDIKYTLRNLTPGMLYTITLTAERGHKQSGTATISAATAEPIVEYLLVSDITPDSCKLAWSAEEDLFDSFVIMINDTSDDLASPQEVVVPGEERTTVLTELIEDTEYNIELYGVISGQLSNSISVVAKTGLGTPTGIRFSEVTDTSATVHWAIPRARVDSYRITYVAAQGGTPKTVIVGGTETQTVLPNLTPGVTYQVSVISVKGQKESEPGSSSVTTALDKPRGLTAVNITDTQALLHWQPAIATVDGYVITYSADTVSPVMERVSGNIVEFEMSSLTPATHYTVKVYAMRASAKSAVTTTEFTTDVDAPQGLAASNIQTENAMLTWKAPRADITGYILSFESADGTIREVVLSPTATSYNMAQLSASTEYSVRLQAIAGPKRSRVITTVFTTIGVLYKHPRDCSQALLNGDTASGVHTIYLGGDESQPIQVYCDMDTDGGGWIVFVRRQSGKLEFFRNWRNYTAGFGDMNDEFWLGLSNLHKITVAGQYELRVDLRDKGDVAYAQYDKFSVSDPRSRYKVHVGGYSGTAGDSMTYHHGRPFSTYDHDNDIAVTNCALSYKGAFWYKNCHRVNLMGRYGDDSHSKGVNWFHWKGHEHSIEFAEMKIRPSNFRNFEGRRKRS; encoded by the exons ATGGTGATGAAAGACCTGCTCCTAGGCTGTGTGACCGTGACCGTGTTGCTCCAGCTCTCCAGCGCTGGCCTGGTCAAGAAGATCATCCGCCACCGCAGAGAGACCCTGAGAGACCCCTCTGAGAACATGACCCTGCCccaccctgaccaaccagtgGTCTTCAACCACATCTACAACATCAATGTCCCCTCCAGCTCCCTGTGTTCCGTAGACGTGGAGAGCCCCGGAGGAACCGAGATCAAGCCCAAAGGAAGTCCAGTCCAGTCGGACATGCAGACCACAGAGCACCTGGAGCACACGGTGGACGGGGAGAACCAGATCGTGTTCACCCACCGCATCAACATTCCCAAGCAGGCGTGCGGCTGTGACAACCCCATGCACGACATGAAGGACATCCTGAGCAGGTTGGAGATGCTGGAGTCTGAGCTGTCCATCCTCAGAGAACAGTGTGGCAGTGGAACCAGCTGCTGTGGAGCTCAGAttacag GTGAGGTGGCCACCAAGCCTTACTGCAACGGCCGTGGTAACTTCAGCACTGAGacctgcagctgtgtgtgtgagcccGGCTGGAAGGGACCCAACTGCACCGAGTCTGAGTGCCCCAACTTCTGCCAGGACCAGGGGCGCTGCATCGACGGCAAGTGTGTCTGCTTCGAGGGCTTCTATGGAGATGACTGCAGTATGGAGCTGTGTCAGGTGGACTGTGGGGACAACGGGGAGTGCATCGACGCCATGTGTATCTGTGAGGAAGGCTTCACAGGGAACGACTGCTCCCAGACCAACTGCCTGAACAACTGCCTGGGGCGTGGCCGCTGCGTGGacgatgagtgtgtgtgtgacgagcCGTGGACGGGCTACGACTGCTCCGAGCTCATCTGCCCCAACGACTGCTACGACCGCGGCCGCTGCGTCAACGGAACCTGCTTCTGCGAAGAGGGCTTTACAGGAGTGGACTGTGGGGAGCCTATCTGCCCCAGCAACTGTAACAACCGCGGGGTGTGCGTCAACggccagtgtgtgtgtcactccGGCTACAGCGGGGAAGACTGCTCCAAGCTCACCTGCCCCAACGATTGTACTGAAAGAGGCCACTGTTTCAACGGGAGGTGCATCTGCGACCCAGGCTTCGAGGGAGTGGACTGTTCCATTTTGTCCTGCCCAGACAACTGCAGCAACAGAGGCCAGTGTGTCAATGGAGAGTGTGTCTGCAATGCAGGATTTGAAGGCGAGGACTGTTCTGAAATCTCTTGCCCTATGAAGTGTCTGAACCAAGGGAGCTGTGTGAACGGAGAGTGTGTGTGCAGTAAAGGCTTTGCGGGGGACGACTGCAGCATCAAGACCTGCCCCAAAGACTGCCTGGGACGCGGCGAGTGTGTTGATGGCCAGTGTGTGTGCTTTGTGGGCTTCACAGGCAAAGAATGCAGCGAGCTGACTTGTCCCAACAACTGTCTGAACCGTGGCCACTGTGTCAATGGCCAGTGTGTGTGCAACCAGGGCTTTGCTGGGGAGGACTGCAATGAGAAGACGTGTCCCAATAACTGCCTGGAGAGGGGTTACTGCGTGGACGGGAAGTGTGTGTGCTTCGAGGGATTCCAGGGCCTGGACTGTTCTCTGCTGACCTGTCCAGGAGACTGCGAGGACCAGGGGAAATGTATGAACGGAGTGTGTCTGTGTAACGAAGGCTTCATCGGAGAAGACTGCTCTGAGG TGTCTCCACCCAAGGACCTGACAGTGCTAGAGGTCACCCCGGAGACAGTGGACCTCTCCTGGGTTAACGAGATGCAGGTGTCAGAGTACCTGGTCACCTATGTGCCAACCGGCCTTGGGGGCCTGGAGCTGGACATGCGTGTGCCTGGGGACAAGAAGACTGCCACCATCAGTGAGCTGGAGCCTGGTGTGGAGTACCTGATCAGTGTCTTCGCTGTTCTCAACAACAAGAGGAGTGTCCCTGTCAGTGCCAGGGTGGCAACAC ATCTTCCTGCGCCTGAGGGTCTCAAGTTCACATCAGTGAGGGAAACTGCAGTGGAGGTTCAGTGGGACCCTTTGGACATCCCCTTTGATGGCTGGAACCTCATCTTCAGAAACACT AAAGAGGAGAACGGGGAGATTCTGAACTCCCTGGGCAGCCCTGACACCATGTTCGAGCAGTCTGGGCTGGGACCTGGTCAGGAGTACGAGGTCAAACTGGAGGTGGTGAAGAACAACACCAGCGGACCCCCGGCACGCAAGAACGTTTTCACAA agatCGATTCGCCCAGAGAGGTGGATGTGCGTGACGTAACGGACACCACAGCGCTGGTGACCTGGTTTCTGCCGGTGGCTGTGGTGGACGGGGTGAGTGTGACCTACGGGCCCAACGACAACCCGTCAGACAGGAACACAGTGGAGCTGTCCTCCAGCGACACACAGTACCACCTGGGCAGCCTGAACCCTGACACAGAGTATGAGGTGTCTCTCATGGCCAAGAGGGGAGAGATGACTAGTGTGCCTGTGTCTGAGAACTTCCTAACAG ACCTGGATGCCCCGGGGGATCTGCAGGCGGTAGAGCTGACTGACGAGAGCATCACTCTGGAGTGGAAGAACAGCCAGGCTAAAGTAGACAACTACCGCATCAAATACGGCCCCCTCTCTGGAGGAGACCACGGGGAGCTGCTGTTCCCTACAGGACCCATGGACACCACCCAGGCCAAGATCAGTG gcCTGAGACCTGGGACAGAGTATGGGATGGGAGTGACTGCCGTGAAGAGCGAGCGCGAGAGCCTTCCTTCCACCACCAATGCCGTTACAG CATTGGATGCGCCTAAAAACCTTGAGGTGGAGTCTTCCACTGAGACTCAGTTGGTGCTGGTGTGGCAGAAGCCGGTGGCTAAGATCGACAAGTACAAGTTGCTATATGTGTCGGCCGACGGCTACAGGGCTGAGTTGACCCCCTTCTCCAATGACATCAAGTACACCCTGAGGAACCTGACGCCTGGCATGCTGTACACTATAACCCTGACCGCTGAGAGGGGACACAAGCAGAGTGGCACCGCAACCATCTCAGCAGCTACAG CTGAACCCATCGTGGAGTATCTCTTGGTCTCCGACATCACACCAGACAGCTGTAAACTGGCCTGGTCAGCGGAAGAGGACCTCTTTGATAGTTTTGTCATTATGATCAATGATACAAGCGACGACCTCGCTTCTCCGCAAGAGGTGGTCgtgcctggggaggagagaacaacagTGCTTACTGAGCTAATTGAGGACACAGAGTACAACATTGAGCTCTATGGAGTCATTTCGGGACAGCTCTCCAATTCTATTTCCGTGGTGGCAAAAACAG GGCTGGGCACCCCCACGGGCATCCGTTTCTCTGAAGTCACTGATACCTCTGCCACCGTACACTGGGCAATCCCCAGAGCTCGAGTGGACAGCTACCGTATCACGTATGTCGCTGCTCAGGGAG gcactCCCAAGACTGTGATAGTGGGTGGAACTGAGACTCAGACTGTGCTGCCAAACCTGACCCCTGGAGTTACCTACCAGGTGTCCGTCATTTCTGTGAAGGGACAGAAGGAGAGTGAGCCAGGCTCCAGCAGCGTAACCACAG CTCTGGACAAGCCCCGTGGTCTGACCGCAGTCAACATCACTGACACTCAGGCTCTGCTCCACTGGCAGCCTGCCATCGCCACTGTAGACGGATATGTCATCACCTACAGCGCAGACACTG ttTCCCCAGTGATGGAGAGAGTGTCTGGGAACATTGTCGAGTTTGAAATGAGCTCCTTGACCCCTGCCACCCACTACACTGTCAAGGTCTATGCCATGAGAGCGTCTGCTAAGAGCGCCGTCACCACAACTGAGTTCACCACTG ATGTGGATGCCCCTCAGGGCCTGGCAGCCAGTAACATCCAGACAGAGAACGCCATGTTGACCTGGAAGGCCCCACGCGCTGACATCACCGGCTACATCCTCAGCTTCGAGTCAGCTGACGGCACAATCCGG GAGGTTGTTCTGAGCCCCACAGCCACCTCCTACAACATGGCCCAGCTGAGTGCCTCCACTGAGTACTCCGTCAGACTGCAAGCCATCGCAGGGCCCAAGAGGAGCAGAGTCATCACCACCGTCTTCACCACCA TTGGCGTGCTGTACAAACACCCTAGGGACTGCTCCCAGGCCTTGCTGAATGGAGACACAGCGTCTGGTGTTCACACCATCTACCTGGGTGGAGATGAGAGTCAGCCCATACAGGTCTACTGTGACATGGACACGGATGGAGGTGGATGGATT GTGTTTGTCCGACGCCAGAGCGGTAAACTGGAGTTCTTCCGTAACTGGAGGAACTACACTGCTGGCTTTGGGGACATGAACGACGAGTTCTGGCTCG GCCTGTCAAACCTCCATAAGATCACAGTAGCAGGACAGTATGAACTTCGTGTGGACCTCAGAGACAAGGGGGATGTAGCCTACGCCCAGTATGACAAGTTCTCTGTCTCTGATCCCCGCAGTCGCTACAAGGTCCACGTTGGAGGCTACAGTGGTACCGCGG GTGATTCTATGACCTACCACCATGGTCGCCCATTCTCAACCTACGACCATGACAATGACATCGCCGTCACAAACTGTGCCCTGTCCTACAAGGGTGCCTTCTGGTATAAGAATTGCCATCGTGTCAACCTTATGGGACGATATGGAGATGACAGTCATAGCAAG GGAGTCAACTGGTTCCATTGGAAAGGCCACGAGCACTCCATTGAGTTTGCTGAGATGAAGATCAGGCCATCCAACTTCAGGAACTTTGAGGGAAGAAGGAAGCGATCGTAA